The following proteins are encoded in a genomic region of Debaryomyces hansenii CBS767 chromosome G complete sequence:
- a CDS encoding DEHA2G09438p (similar to uniprot|P43601 Saccharomyces cerevisiae YFR021W ATG18 Phosphatidylinositol 3 5-bisphosphate - binding protein of the vacuolar membrane): MLKNQSNSVHVDGSHNNSSNYNDEVSSIAKSIRNADESVNFITFNQDASCIALGLKNGYKIFNCKPNFGKCYQFKKNESIGKIEMLYCTSLIAIVGLGEEVGSSPRKLKIINTRRQSTICELIFPSTILQVKLSKSRMIILLEEQIYIYDVTTMKLLHTIETSPNGNGLCTLSADNCDGKNNSYLAYPSPPKTITHDSLLVNGINTNGGMNSIQNNIQSVSNSPNRIGDVIIFNTTTLQPLSVIEAHKSALAAITLSTDGTLLATASDKGTIVRVFSVATGLKLYQFRRGTYPTKIFTLSFSFDNKYVLATSSSGTVHIFRLGEEESLENKHKRKRNSKKLKLNPEYETITEENENEIQKDDAEDDDIIQDDGDDSDADDDDDESLEVIPSKHRKLSQDSNNSFTSFNSAFSNDDNKDNKSEPLIDQTRLSVARLIRRSSQTLGRKAAQKMGDFLPTRFSSILEPTRNFASLKINSVSKDIKSIAIINNEVQEDLVPQAYLNAKENNPSPPKDISVNTAKDLLPLNLLHINVVTSEGYFYTYGLDPDRGGDCILLHQYFLLD, from the coding sequence ATGTTGAAAAACCAATCGAATTCTGTCCACGTAGATGGTTCtcataataatagttcGAACTATAACGATGAAGTGTCGTCAATAGCAAAATCTATAAGAAATGCAGATGAATCGGTTAATTTTATTACCTTCAATCAAGATGCATCTTGTATTGCACTTGGATTGAAGAATGGATATaagatattcaattgtaaGCCAAATTTTGGCAAATGCTATCAATTTAAAAAGAATGAATctattggaaaaattgaaatgttATACTGTACGTCATTGATTGCAATAGTCGGGTTGGGTGAAGAAGTAGGATCCTCACCAAGAAAGCTCAAGATCATAAATACCAGACGACAGTCAACCATATGTGAGCTAATATTCCCATCTACTATCTTGCAAGTTAAATTAAGCAAGTCTAGaatgattatattattagaggaacaaatatatatatacgACGTGACGACCATGAAACTACTACACACTATTGAAACTAGTCCTAACGGCAATGGATTGTGTACATTATCTGCCGATAATTGTGATGGCAAGAATAATAGCTATTTGGCTTATCCATCGCCACCGAAAACGATTACTCATGACTCATTGTTGGTGAATGGGATAAATACCAATGGCGGGATGAattctattcaaaataatatacagTCGGTAAGTAATAGCCCTAATCGAATCGGAGAtgttattatattcaataccACCACGTTGCAACCGCTTTCAGTCATCGAAGCCCACAAATCTGCATTAGCCGCCATAACATTATCCACTGACGGCACTTTATTAGCTACAGCATCAGATAAAGGAACAATTGTACGAGTCTTTTCTGTGGCAACTGgtttaaaattatatcagTTCAGAAGAGGTACGTATCCAACTAAAATATTCACACTTTCGTTCAGCTTCGATAATAAGTATGTTCTTGCGACCAGTTCAAGCGGAACTGTACATATTTTTAGGTTAGGTGAGGAGGAGTCATTAGAAAACAAACAtaagagaaagagaaattcaaagaaattgaaattgaatccaGAATATGAAACTAttacagaagaaaatgaaaacgAAATACAAAAAGATGACGCGGAAGACGACGATATAATTCAGGATGACGGTGATGACAGTGATGcagacgatgatgatgacgaatCATTGGAGGTCATACCTAGCAAACATAGAAAATTGTCCCAAGATTCAAACAATTCATTTACTAGCTTTAATTCTGCTTTTAGCAATGACGACAACAAGGACAATAAATCGGAGCCCTTGATTGACCAAACTCGCTTGTCAGTAGCCCGTCTAATAAGACGATCCTCCCAAACTTTGGGTCGGAAAGCAGCGCAAAAAATGGGTGACTTCCTTCCAACAAGGTTTTCGTCCATTCTTGAACCCACCAGAAATTTTGCCTCTTTGAAAATCAACTCCGTTAGCAAAGACATCAAATCAATTGCTATTATAAACAATGAAGTACAAGAAGATTTAGTTCCTCAGGCATATTTAAatgcaaaagaaaataatccTAGCCCTCCAAAAGATATCTCTGTGAATACTGCCAAGGATTTACTTccattaaatttattacaTATTAATGTTGTCACATCCGAAGGCTACTTTTATACTTATGGTTTAGATCCAGATAGAGGTGGtgattgtatattattacaCCAATACTTCTTGTTAGATTAa
- a CDS encoding DEHA2G09416p (similar to CA4926|IPF1404 Candida albicans IPF1404), protein MKAFQFDPATYSKKDIFIGGISTYLYNTEALIPYVEKFNESVKHHDNNVSRNQFNELPVNVVYLLHQRCGDYKFTESIAYTILKQYYEKKEQKVPLICVTFDNRNHGARKVDDSKNSSWKSGNDTHALDMISMIDGIIDDTKLIMTYLPSYLNLEYHLCDHAKVHHNTTIKFSNILSGYSLGGHTVIRFANKYPDLVDIINPVVGCNDLSSLLINRLFNSELDSPNFDKRWFYFDYNELMLTDDQKKYIYPEAFHNYICQEDSEIFDNFPFSKIKMFASFGEKDTLVPPRLSKVWVDFYNNTNSTTGVFIQEDVGHDVTPEMVDKFTSWLVEHT, encoded by the coding sequence ATGAAGGCATTCCAGTTTGATCCTGCTACGTACTCTAAGAAAGATATCTTCATTGGTGGTATCTCAacttatttatataatactGAAGCTTTAATTCCTTATGTTGAGAAATTCAATGAAAGTGTCAAGCATCATGACAATAATGTCAGCAGGAATCAATTCAATGAGTTACCTGTAAATGTCGTTTATTTGCTTCACCAAAGATGTGGTGATTATAAATTTACTGAGTCAATTGCGTATACTATATTAAAGCAATACTACGAAAAGAAGGAACAGAAAGTGCCGTTAATTTGCGTTACCTTTGATAACAGAAATCACGGTGCAAGAAAGGTTGATGATCTGAAAAACTCGTCTTGGAAGTCAGGCAATGACACACATGCGTTAGATATGATTTCCATGATCGACGGTATAATAGACGATACTAAATTGATCATGACTTATTTGCCAAGCTACTTGAATTTAGAATATCATTTATGCGACCATGCTAAAGTTCATCATAATACTACTATCAAATTCTCCAATATTTTAAGTGGTTATTCTTTAGGTGGACATACCGTTATTCGTTTCGCTAACAAATATCCAGACTTGGTTGATATAATTAATCCGGTGGTTGGGTGTAATGATTTGTCTTCGTTATTGATCAACAGACTTTTTAATTCCGAACTCGATTCTCCTAACTTTGACAAGCGCTGGTTTTACTTTGATTATAATGAGTTAATGTTGACCGACGACCAGAAAAAATACATTTATCCGGAGGCGTTCCATAATTATATCTGTCAAGAAGATAGTGAAATATTCGacaattttccattttctAAGATTAAGATGTTCGCAAGTTTTGGTGAAAAGGATACTTTAGTTCCACCTCGTTTATCGAAGGTTTGGGTTGATTTTTACAACAATACAAATTCAACTACAGGCGTATTTATACAAGAGGACGTAGGACATGATGTTACACCTGAAATGGTTGATAAATTCACCTCTTGGCTAGTCGAACATACTTAA
- a CDS encoding DEHA2G09394p (weakly similar to uniprot|P36076 Saccharomyces cerevisiae YKL088W Protein required for cell viability), with translation MYYQWTLLDTSIILQKHRMSFENRNLEENGGANKVISPRPQKAVGTGTHISKSGGRGDMTRVGKEGKDSRENKSVLRVEPATNLKSCLMPSSDGSRPQSSQSSGNGGEMRSGAVCVGQHAHASFAEPEDDISPNRHGLLSLNSMGTVSTSLDENVAHSHMPNMNFNCEAPKSTSPPFTQGQHEYFSPPPMSRMNSLRYSGQNDKKIIESMRQSKTTSPSPISSPNPDIKTSETPEQKVKDKLHLLIGITGCISVNKNIFLIIEKLFNMYTPEKLEIQVVLTKAAEWFLSEKLHKFDAMGVKVWFHDDTFKYFLTNKITSNPSKPLVKLTPSLLSQYILSYDLQKWTDVLLIAPLSANTMAKLINGLSDNLLTDLLHTWPIPQINYPQQQQKSANQQHDNTVLSNNLLAPKPIVAALALTSSMYAHPITKRQLSLLQESYPNMSILKPVEKYVDIDGNISMGGMRSWTEVVDFVSKKLGEPTKNEDEEGDDNDDDDDDDDDDDDDDDDDDDDDDDDDDDDDDDDDDGDDDDSGFTVDKKEHNMRHNLRDSKKDHIKPEKPIESSDKKVSNKELKEHEKLALQNAIKNSGLGVNQSSINN, from the coding sequence ATGTATTATCAATGGACCTTGTTGGATACCAGTataatattgcaaaaacaTAGAATGTCATTTGAAAACAGAAATTTAGAAGAGAATGGGGGTGCAAATAAGGTGATAAGTCCAAGGCCACAGAAGGCGGTTGGTACGGGGACGCATATATCGAAGAGTGGTGGTAGGGGAGATATGACCAGAGTAGGAAAAGAGGGTAAAGATAGTCGAGAAAACAAGTCAGTATTGAGAGTAGAACCAGCGACTAATTTGAAATCGTGTTTGATGCCTAGCAGTGATGGATCCAGGCCACAGCTGTCTCAAAGTAGTGGTAATGGGGGTGAAATGCGCCTGGGAGCTGTATGTGTTGGGCAGCACGCCCATGCGTCGTTTGCAGAACCAGAGGACGATATTAGTCCCAATAGACACGGTTTATTGTCTTTGAATAGTATGGGAACGGTCTCGACATCGCTTGATGAGAATGTAGCGCATTCACATATGccaaatatgaatttcaattgtGAAGCCCCGAAGAGTACGTCTCCACCGTTCACGCAGGGGCAGCACGAATATTTTAGTCCGCCACCCATGTCTAGAATGAATTCCTTGCGGTATTCGGGACAAAACGATAAGAAAATCATCGAGTCTATGAGACAGTCGAAGACGACGAGTCCGTCACCCATCAGTTCGCCAAATCCAGATATTAAAACGTCAGAGACTCCCGAACAGAAAGTTAAGGACAAATTGCATTTATTGATTGGTATCACAGGATGTATCTCAGTtaacaagaatattttcttgataatCGAAAAATTGTTTAACATGTACACACCGgagaaattagaaattcAAGTAGTATTAACAAAGGCCGCTGAATGGTTCTTGtctgaaaaattgcatAAATTCGACGCTATGGGCGTCAAAGTGTGGTTTCATGATGATacattcaaatatttcctCACCAATAAAATCACAAGTAACCCGAGCAAACCGTTAGTCAAGTTAACTCCCAGCTTATTAAGTCAATACATCTTAAGTTACGATCTACAAAAATGGACCGACGTTTTATTGATCGCACCATTGTCTGCCAATACGATGgctaaattaattaatggATTGTCTGATAACCTCTTGACAGATTTACTTCACACATGGCCTATTCCTCAAATAAATTACccacaacaacagcaaaaGTCTGCCAATCAGCAACACGATAACACGGTATTATCGAATAATTTACTAGCCCCTAAGCCAATAGTAGCCGCGTTGGCATTGACCAGCTCTATGTATGCGCACCCGATCACAAAGAGACAGTTGTCACTTTTGCAAGAATCCTACCCTAATATGAGTATATTGAAACCAGTGGAAAAGTATGTTGACATTGATGGTAACATATCAATGGGTGGAATGCGGTCTTGGACCGAGGTTGTGGACTTTGTTCTGAAAAAATTAGGTGAACCAActaagaatgaagatgaagaaggtgaCGAcaatgatgacgatgacgacgacgatgatgatgatgatgatgatgatgatgatgatgatgatgatgatgatgatgatgatgatgatgatgatgatgatgatgatgacggtgatgatgatgattctgGATTTACAGTCGATAAGAAGGAGCATAATATGCGTCATAATCTACGTGACAGCAAGAAGGATCATATCAAACCTGAGAAACCTATAGAGTCATCCGACAAAAAGGTTTCAAATAAAGAGCTAAAGGAGCATGAAAAACTAGCTCTTCAAAATGCCATTAAGAATTCTGGTTTAGGTGTTAATCAATCtagtataaataattag